A window from Centropristis striata isolate RG_2023a ecotype Rhode Island chromosome 4, C.striata_1.0, whole genome shotgun sequence encodes these proteins:
- the cbln18 gene encoding cerebellin 18 codes for MIVLSVLFLLGALFHCGPGVEAESDTIEVLKQHALMVSKPLTCNKWDCNCTFNRQRDCCCAANDMFKLEEDTFTRMAHLWTDLISLKYKVKGLAAGTKIAFNAFMNTTTSATSGSSIKCFGPFNTDVPIPYTDVTLNLGYGYNPSLGIFTAPCAGVYVFSFTVYSYVGDGGRLYHKVQLKKNNVVIVSVWENNREDYEDSGNQVVVLELYKGDQVYTELASGRMLCEHMEHNTFTGYMLYPDTYDYYD; via the exons ATGATTGTATTATCAGTTTTGTTCCtgttgggggcgctgtttcactGTGGTCCTGGTGTCGAGGCCGAGAGCGACACTATTGAGGTGCTGAAACAACATGCAC TCATGGTGAGCAAACCTCTGACCTGCAACAAGTGGGACTGCAACTGTACCTTTAATCGCCAGCGAGACTGCTGCTGTGCAGCCAATGACATGTTCAAATTAGAAGAGGATACCTTCACAAGGATGGCACACCTTTGGACGGATCTCATCTCACTAAAATACAAAGTGAAAGGGCTCGCAG CTGGCACCAAGATTGCCTTCAATGCCTTCATGAATACTACTACTTCTGCAACCTCTGGTTCTTCTATAAAGTGCTTCGGTCCCTTCAATACTGATGTGCCAATCCCTTACACTGACGTCACTCTGAACCTGGGCTATGGCTATAACCCTTCCCTgg GTATCTTCACTGCACCGTGTGCTGGCGTGTATGTCTTCTCCTTCACAGTCTACTCATATGTGGGGGACGGTGGGCGCCTATACCATAAA GTCCAGCTGAAGAAGAATAATGTCGTGATAGTCAGTGTGTGGGAGAACAATCGTGAAGATTATGAAGATAGTGGCAATCAG GTGGTAGTGTTGGAGCTGTACAAAGGAGATCAGGTCTACACTGAGCTGGCATCTGGGAGGATGCTCTGTGAACACATGGAGCACAATACCTTCACTGGTTACATGCTGTACCCTGACACCTACGACTACTATGACtaa